One window from the genome of Alosa alosa isolate M-15738 ecotype Scorff River chromosome 15, AALO_Geno_1.1, whole genome shotgun sequence encodes:
- the LOC125308590 gene encoding extracellular calcium-sensing receptor-like, which yields MRLLVHILLGLVIQAKEPKCSLLGQAELPEYEKDGDFVIGGIFSFRTEQDRIVDTFINMPDRRQCKNFNFREFKFAHTVIFAIEEINRNPDILPGISLGYKIYDDCGTMDILRAAMNLINGQQRTENCTKPDAIQAIIGHSGSTPTIGFARVIGQFQIPVISHFATCPCLSNRKEFPSFFRTIPSDYYQSRALAQLVKHFGWTWVGAISNANDYGINGMAGFMRAAKEEGVCIEYNEAFEITGPKHELLRIVDVIQNSTSKVIVTFMSHREIKVLVAELHRQNISGLQWVGSEAWLTDDSLTDSEGHTVLIGSIGFTVSKAQIPGLGPFLQSLHPSKYPNSLFLRDFWESVFDCSLNPPMENDARKQCNGSEHLKNVKNQFTDVSELRFINNVYKAVYAVAHALHNIHTCQPGKGPFINGTCAIPTQIQLWQVLHYLQSVNFAMPDGEQMFFDSNGDSPARYELINLRNIRKGTTDFDIIGRYDGFLPKDQQFRMTNINIKWGGGHKEVPVSVCSESCPPGTRKAVQKGRPVCCYNCVPCPPDTADCMQCLGEYWSNKRGDACIPKEIEYLSYHEVMGILLAWFASLGALFTLMTAIIFYFHRETPIVRANNSELSFLLLFSLTLCFLCSLTFIGRPSEWSCMLRHTAFGITFVLCISCVLGKTIVVLMAFRATLPGSNVMKWFGPLQQRLSVLGFTLIQVLICVLWLTISPPFPYRNMNLYQEKIILECELGSAVGFWAVLGYIGILAVMCFILAFLARKLPDNFNEAKCITFSMLIFCAVWISFIPAYVSSPGKLTVAVEIFAILASSSGLLFCIFLPKCYIILLKPDLNTKKHVIGKTSSDIRY from the exons ATGCGGCTGCTGGTGCATATACTCCTGGGTCTTGTGATCCAAGCAAAGGAGCCCAAGTGCAGCCTATTGGGCCAAGCAGAGCTACCTGAATACGAAAAAGATGGAGACTTTGTCATTGGGGGAATTTTTTCCTTCCGCACTGAGCAAGATCGAATAGTGGACACTTTCATCAATATGCCAGATAGACGCCAATGCAAAAA TTTCAATTTCAGAGAATTCAAGTTTGCTCATACTGTTATTTTTGCAATAGAAGAAATAAACAGAAACCCTGATATTTTGCCTGGGATCTCTTTGGGATACAAGATTTATGATGACTGTGGCACCATGGATATACTAAGGGCAGCCATGAATTTGATAAATGGTCAGCAGAGGACAGAAAACTGTACTAAACCAGATGCCATACAAGCAATAATTGGACATTCTGGGTCAACACCAACAATAGGATTTGCCAGAGTAATTGGGCAGTTTCAGATACCAGTG ATCAGCCACTTTGCAACATGCCCTTGCTTGAGTAACAGAAAAGAGTTCCCTTCCTTCTTCAGAACCATTCCCAGTGATTACTACCAGAGCAGAGCTCTAGCTCAACTTGTCAAACACTTTGGCTGGACCTGGGTTGGAGCCATAAGCAATGCAAATGATTATGGCATCAATGGGATGGCTGGTTTTATGAGAGCAGCAAAAGAGGAAGGAGTGTGTATTGAGTATAATGAGGCTTTTGAAATAACAGGACCAAAACATGAGCTTCTAAGAATAGTAGATGTCATACAAAACTCCACATCAAAAGTGATTGTTACCTTCATGTCTCACAGGGAGATCAAAGTGTTAGTGGCAGAACTGCACCGACAAAACATTTCTGGTCTGCAGTGGGTTGGCAGTGAAGCATGGCTCACAGATGATTCCCTTACAGACAGTGAAGGGCACACAGTTCTCATTGGATCCATTGGATTTACAGTCAGCAAGGCACAGATTCCCGGTCTGGGACCTTTTCTACAGAGCCTACACCCTTCCAAGTATCCTAACAGTCTTTTCCTGAGAGACTTCTGGGAATCTGTCTTTGACTGTTCTTTGAATCCACCAATGGAAAATGATGCCAGAAAACAGTGCAATGGATCTGAGCATctcaaaaatgtcaaaaatcAGTTTACTGATGTGTCTGAACTAAGGTTTATCAATAACGTTTATAAAGCTGTTTATGCTGTGGCACATGCATTACACAATATCCACACCTGTCAGCCTGGAAAAGGGCCCTTTATCAATGGCACCTGTGCTATACCCACACAGATTCAATTATGGCAG GTTTTGCATTACCTGCAATCTGTGAATTTTGCCATGCCCGATGGTGAGCAAATGTTTTTTGATAGCAATGGAGATTCACCAGCAAGATATGAATTGATAAATTTAAGAAACATCAGAAAAGGAACCACAGACTTTGACATAATTGGCCGTTATGATGGGTTCTTGCCTAAAGATCAGCAGTTCAGAATGACTAACATAAACATTAAGTGGGGCGGAGGGCACAAAGAG gtgcctgtgtctgtgtgcagtgagaGCTGTCCTCCGGGCACTAGGAAGGCTGTACAGAAAGGCAGGCCTGTCTGCTGCTACAACTGTGTACCATGTCCACCAG ATACTGCTGATTGTATGCAGTGCTTAGGCGAGTACTGGTCCAACAAGAGAGGAGATGCCTGCATCCCAAAAGAGATAGAATACTTGTCATATCATGAGGTGATGGGGATACTACTAGCATGGTTTGCTTCATTAGGAGCCCTCTTCACATTGATGACTgcaatcattttttatttccaCAGAGAGACACCTATTGTTAGAGCCAATAACTCAGAGCTGAGTTTCCTGCTGCTCTTCTCACTGACTCTGTGTTTCCTTTGCTCTCTTACTTTCATTGGTCGGCCCTCTGAGTGGTCCTGTATGTTGCGTCACACAGCGTTTGGGATCACCTTTGTTCTCTGCATCTCCTGTGTTCTGGGGAAAACAATAGTGGTGTTAATGGCCTTCAGAGCCACTCTTCCAGGCAGTAATGTCATGAAGTGGTTTGGGCCTCTGCAACAGAGACTCAGTGTTCTTGGCTTCACTCTCATACAAGTGCTTATATGTGTCCTGTGGTTAACTATATCCCCTCCCTTTCCTTACAGAAACATGAACCTTTATCAGGAAAAGATTATTCTTGAGTGTGAGCTTGGGTCAGCTGTAGGTTTCTGGGCGGTTTTGGGTTACATAGGAATCCTTGCTGTCATGTGTTTCATACTGGCCTTCCTAGCTCGCAAACTTCCTGATAACTTTAACGAGGCCAAATGTATCACTTTCAGTATGTTGATATTCTGTGCCGTCTGGATCAGCTTCATACCAGCTTATGTCAGCTCTCCTGGAAAACTTACAGTGGCAGTGGAGATATTTGCTATTTTAGCTTCAAGTTCtggtttattattttgtattttcctACCAAAGTGCTATATTATTTTACTAAAACCAGATTTGAACACTAAAAAACATGTAATTGGAAAAACATCCAGTGATATTCGATATTAA
- the LOC125308591 gene encoding extracellular calcium-sensing receptor-like, whose product MIQTPLLLLLASLCADALMQQSCNLLGQPARPLLSSEGDINIGGVFSIHREPQVETHTFTSEPEPTSCIRLNLREFQFAQTLIFAIEEINNNTNLLPGTTLGYKIYDSCSSITLGIRSAMALMNGYGETLSDKSCQRPPAVQAIVGESGSTPTIGILTAVGPFSIPVVSHFATCACLSNTNRFPTFFRTIPSDYYQSRALVELVKLFGWTWVGTVRSRSDYGNNGIATFLEAAEELGICVEYSEAYFRTDPKEDLLRIIEVMKTATAKVVVAFMSLGDIIPLLKELAQHNVSGLQWVGSESWITSKGISETKAYRFLTGAVGFAIGNVKLEGLKEFLINVHPSKAPQNLLLREFWETVFQCSFENSPIGGSQCTGSESLQTLQNQYTDVSELRISNKVYTAVYAIAHSLHNLLMDAAASNKTHRNVLVPEKVLEYLKKVNYTSKTGEQIFFDSKGDPAARYEVVNWQPDDDGTLQFRSVGIYDTSMPSEQRFILDQEGMIWAVGQTKVPVSVCSESCPPGTRKAVQKGRPVCCYDCIPCGEGEISNETDSNDCIPCDGEYWSNENRDQCVLKYIEFLSYSEIMGIVLVFFSLLGTLITILVAAVFYIHRETPIVKANNSELSFLLLFSLTLCFLCSLTFIGRPSEWSCMLRHTAFGITFVLCISCVLGKTIVVLMAFRATLPGSNVMKWFGPLQQRLSVLGFTLIQVLICVLWLTISPPFPYQNMNLFKDKIVLECDVGSAIGFWAILGYIGLLALLCFILAFLARKLPDNFNEAKFITFSMLIFCAVWITFIPAYVSSPGKFTVAVEIFAILASGVGLLLCIFTPKCYIILINPEQNTKKHLMGKTAPRSL is encoded by the exons ATGATACAGACACCTCTGCTTCTACTCCTTGCGAGCTTGTGTGCTGATGCACTGATGCAGCAGAGCTGCAATCTGCTGGGCCAGCCAGCACGGCCTCTCTTGTCATCCGAGGGAGATATCAATATCGGGGGCGTTTTTTCAATACACAGAGAGCCACAGGTGGAGACTCATACTTTTACATCAGAGCCAGAGCCTACATCTTGTATAAG ACTGAATCTGCGTGAGTTTCAGTTTGCTCAGACACTTATTTTTGCGATAGAGGAgataaacaacaacacaaacctCCTCCCTGGCACAACTCTGGGATATAAAATATATGACTCTTGCAGCTCGATTACTCTTGGAATCCGTTCAGCTATGGCTTTGATGAATGGCTATGGGGAGACACTGAGTGACAAGTCATGCCAACGACCACCGGCTGTTCAAGCCATTGTTGGGGAGTCTGGCTCCACTCCTACTATTGGCATATTAACTGCAGTGGGACCCTTCAGCATTCCTGTG GTGAGTCACTTTGCCACATGTGCTTGTCTCAGTAATACAAACAGGTTCCCAACCTTTTTCAGAACTATTCCTAGTGACTACTATCAGAGCAGAGCATTGGTCGAGCTTGTCAAGCTATTTGGCTGGACTTGGGTTGGCACTGTTCGAAGTAGGAGTGATTATGGGAATAATGGAATAGCCACCTTCCTGGAGGCTGCAGAGGAACTTGGCATTTGTGTAGAATATTCTGAGGCCTATTTCCGAACGGATCCAAAAGAAGATTTACTGAGGATCATAGAGGTGATGAAAACAGCCACTGCCAAAGTAGTGGTGGCATTTATGTCACTTGGGGACATAATTCCTCTTTTGAAAGAGCTGGCACAACATAACGTGTCAGGGTTGCAATGGGTAGGCAGTGAATCATGGATCACTTCCAAAGGCATATCAGAAACGAAAGCCTACAGATTCTTAACAGGTGCTGTAGGGTTTGCAATTGGAAATGTAAAGCTGGAAGGCCTGAAGGAGTTTCTCATCAATGTACATCCCTCAAAAGCACCACAAAACCTCTTACTCAGAGAGTTTTGGGAGACAGTGTTTCAGTGCTCATTTGAAAACAGTCCCATTGGAGGCTCGCAGTGCACAGGATCAGAGAGCTTACAGACTCTGCAGAATCAGTACACAGATGTATCTGAGCTGCGCATCTCCAATAAAGTCTACACAGCTGTATATGCCATTGCACACTCTCTACATAATCTTCTCATGGATGCAGCAGCCTCCAATAAAACCCATAGAAATGTTTTAGTTCCTGAAAAG GTGCTTGAATATTTAAAGAAGGTTAATTACACCTCTAAAACTGGGGAGcagattttctttgactccaAGGGAGACCCTGCAGCCAGGTATGAAGTGGTCAACTGGCAGCCGGATGATGATGGAACTTTGCAGTTCAGATCTGTGGGAATCTATGACACATCAATGCCCTCAGAGCAGCGTTTTATTCTGGACCAAGAGGGCATGATATGGGCTGTTGGTCAAACCAAG gtgcctgtgtctgtgtgcagtgagaGCTGTCCTCCAGGCACCAGGAAGGCTGTACAGAAAGGCAGGCCTGTCTGCTGCTATGACTGTATACcatgtggagagggagagatcagCAATGAAACAG attctAATGACTGCATACCTTGTGATGGGGAGTACTGGTCAAATGAGAATAGGGATCAGTGTGTGTTAAAATATATTGAATTCCTTTCTTACTCTGAAATTATGGGAATTGTCCTTGTATTTTTTTCTCTGCTCGGAACATTAATTACCATTTTGGTGGCAGCTGTGTtctacatacacagagagacgcCAATTGTCAAAGCCAACAACTCTGAGCTGAGCTTTTTACTGCTCTTCTCACTGACTCTGTGTTTCCTTTGCTCTCTTACTTTCATTGGTCGGCCCTCTGAGTGGTCCTGTATGTTGCGTCACACAGCGTTTGGGATCACCTTTGTTCTCTGCATCTCCTGTGTTCTGGGGAAAACAATAGTGGTGTTAATGGCCTTCAGAGCCACTCTTCCAGGCAGTAATGTCATGAAGTGGTTTGGGCCTCTGCAACAGAGACTCAGTGTTCTTGGCTTCACTCTCATACAAGTGCTTATATGTGTCCTGTGGTTAACTATATCCCCTCCATTCCCATATCAGAATATGAACCTTTTCAAAGACAAAATCGTTCTTGAATGTGATGTGGGTTCAGCTATAGGATTCTGGGCCATATTAGGCTATATTGGACTCCTTGCACTCTTGTGTTTCATACTGGCTTTTCTAGCTCGTAAACTGCCTGATAACTTTAATGAGGCCAAATTCATCACATTTAGTATGTTGATATTCTGTGCAGTCTGGATCACTTTCATTCCTGCTTATGTCAGCTCTCCTGGGAAATTTACTGTAGCTGTGGAGATATTTGCTATTTTGGCATCGGGTGTTGGATTACTACTTTGCATTTTCACTCCAAAATGTTACATTATTTTAATAAACCCCGAGcaaaacacaaagaaacacttAATGGGGAAGACAGCACCAAGATCTCTGTAG
- the LOC125308592 gene encoding extracellular calcium-sensing receptor yields MPHVKFGEPQCKLRGNPFYPLLQKDGDIIIGGIFSFHSNYKNNKYSYTEAPPPLQCTSLNYRSFQYAQTLLYAVEEINNSTTLLPGVSLGYKIYDSCGSVAMGVRGAMALSNGNDHTTQGPCNKSAQVLAIIGETSSSPCMAIATSIGPFRIPMISQYATCACLSDKSKYPSFLRTIPSDYYQSRALAKLVKHFGWMWVGAIRTDDDYGNNGMATFQAAAEQMGICLEYSIPFFRNYPQEKVLQLVEQVRLSTSRIVVAFLSHLDLEVLVHVFAEHNLIGYQWVGTEGWISDSYIASLDRHHILSGAIGLSIPKAQVTGLKEFILDIHPLKSSGNAIFTELWEALFNCKFSLLNKSTEQMCTGKEDLSGVNNIFTDMSSMAIFNNVYKAVYAVAHTLHEALNCTDTCADTLQPEPRMMLEQLKKVRFKTKEGEVVFFDANGDPAAKYEIINWQPRQDGELGFVAVGLYDASLPANSQLTVNDDSILWAKNSTEVPVSVCSESCPPGTRKAVQKGRPVCCYDCIPCGEGEISNETDSITCVICNQEHWSNGQRDKCLRKATEFLSYEEIMGILLTVISVIGTCLTFVVAIIFFKYKRTPLVKANNSELSFLLLFSLILCFLCSLTFIGRPSEWSCMLRHTAFGITFVLCISCVLGKTIVVLMAFRATLPGSNVMKWFGPLQQRLSVLGFTLIQVLICVLWLTISPPFPYKNMHHYKDKIILECDVGSAVGFWAVLGYIGLLAVLCFILAFLARRLPDNFNEAKCITFSMLIFCAVWISFIPAYVSSPGKFTVAVEIFAILASSFGVLFCIFLPKCYIILYKPDKNTKKHLMGKMPSKAL; encoded by the exons ATGCCGCATG TGAAGTTTGGTGAACCTCAGTGCAAACTTAGAGGAAACCCTTTTTACCCTCTTTTACAGAAAGATGGAGACATCATCATTGGAGGCATTTTTTCCTTCCATAGtaactataaaaataataaatattcatATACAGAGGCTCCACCTCCACTACAATGCACCAG TCTTAATTACAGATCATTCCAATACGCTCAGACATTATTGTATGCAGTGGAGGAGATCAACAATAGTACAACTTTGCTGCCTGGAGTGTCATTAGGCTATAAGATATATGACTCTTGTGGATCTGTGGCTATGGGAGTGAGAGGCGCCATGGCACTAAGCAATGGCAATGACCACACCACACAAGGACCATGTAACAAATCAGCTCAGGTTCTGGCTATCATAGGGGAGACATCCTCCTCACCTTGCATGGCTATTGCAACAAGCATCGGACCCTTTCGCATCCCAATG ATTAGTCAATATGCCACATGTGCATGTCTGAGTGACAAAAGCAAATATCCATCATTTCTCAGAACCATTCCCAGTGACTACTACCAGAGCAGAGCACTGGCTAAACTGGTGAAACATTTTGGTTGGATGTGGGTTGGTGCCATCAGAACTGATGATGACTATGGAAACAATGGAATGGCTACTTTCCAAGCAGCTGCTGAACAGATGGGTATTTGCCTGGAGTATTCTATACCCTTTTTTAGAAACTATCCACAAGAAAAGGTGCTGCAGCTAGTAGAGCAAGTACGTTTGTCCACCTCACGGATAGTGGTGGCGTTCCTCTCCCATCTGGACCTGGAGGTGTTGGTGCATGTATTTGCGGAACATAACCTCATTGGATATCAGTGGGTCGGCACAGAAGGGTGGATCTCAGATTCTTACATTGCCAGTTTGGACCGTCATCACATCCTAAGTGGGGCCATAGGACTGTCTATCCCCAAAGCACAGGTAACAGGGTTGAAAGAATTCATCTTGGACATACATCCCCTGAAGTCTTCAGGCAATGCCATTTTCACTGAGCTCTGGGAGGCCTTGTTTAATTGTAAATTCAGTCTTCTCAATAAATCTACTGAGCAAATGTGCACTGGCAAAGAGGATTTGTCTGGAGTCAATAATATTTTTACAGACATGTCTTCGATGGCAATCTTTAATAATGTTTACAAGGCTGTGTATGCTGTGGCTCACACACTGCACGAGGCACTAAATTGCACGGACACATGTGCTGACACACTGCAACCAGAACCACGTATG ATGCTTGAACAACTGAAAAAAGTAAGATTCAAGACTAAAGAGGGAGAGGTTGTGTTTTTTGATGCAAATGGAGACCCTGCTGCTAAGTATGAGATAATAAATTGGCAGCCAAGACAAGACGGGGAGCTTGGGTTTGTGGCAGTAGGACTTTATGATGCTTCTTTACCTGCCAATAGCCAACTGACAGTGAATGATGATTCCATACTATGGGCTAAAAATTCTACAGAG gtgcctgtgtctgtgtgcagtgagaGCTGTCCTCCAGGCACCAGGAAGGCTGTACAGAAAGGCAGGCCTGTCTGCTGCTATGACTGTATACcatgtggagagggagagatcagCAATGAAACAG ACTCCATCACCTGTGTTATTTGTAATCAAGAACACTGGTCCAACGGACAAAGGGATAAATGTCTGAGGAAGGCAACTGAGTTTCTGTCGTATGAAGAGATAATGGGGATACTACTCACAGTTATCTCAGTGATTGGAACCTGCTTGACATTTGTAGTAGCcattatattttttaagtaCAAGCGCACGCCACTTGTGAAAGCAAATAACTCTGAATTGAGCTTTTTGCTTCTGTTTTCACTGATTCTATGTTTCCTTTGTTCTCTTACTTTCATTGGTCGGCCCTCTGAGTGGTCCTGTATGTTGCGTCACACAGCGTTTGGGATCACCTTTGTTCTCTGCATCTCCTGTGTTCTGGGGAAAACAATAGTGGTGTTAATGGCCTTCAGAGCCACTCTTCCAGGCAGTAATGTCATGAAGTGGTTTGGGCCTCTGCAACAGAGACTCAGTGTTCTTGGCTTCACTCTCATACAAGTGCTTATATGTGTCCTGTGGTTAACTATATCCCCTCCATTCCCATACAAGAATATGCATCACTACAAGGATAAGATCATTCTTGAATGTGATGTTGGATCAGCTGTAGGATTCTGGGCCGTATTGGGGTACATTGGACTCCTCGCTGTTTTATGTTTCATACTGGCTTTTCTAGCACGTAGATTGCCTGACAACTTTAATGAGGCCAAATGTATCACATTCAGTATGCTGATATTCTGTGCCGTCTGGATCAGCTTCATACCAGCTTATGTCAGCTCTCCTGGAAAATTTACAGTAGCTGTGGAGATATTTGCTATTTTAGCATCTAGTTTTGGTGTCCTGTTCTGCATATTCTTACCAAAATGTTATATAATTCTATACAAACCAGATAAAAACACCAAAAAGCACctcatgggcaaaatgccctcAAAAGCTCTTTGA